The segment CATCAGCCCCCCACAGAACAGGGGGTTCTTTATTTACACAGCAGCTTCTGATTACAGCACCAGGCTGGGAGTGCACAAAGGCAGcaccctccctcccctctctgcCTTTGTGGGTGCAGGAGGGCTCAGCACCCAAAGTGAGACCCCTTCCCACCTTCCAAAGCAGCCCCTCTTCCCACTCCTGCATCCTGGCCCTGGCACACCCAAGCCAAGCAGCCAAGCCTGGACCCTGGGGTGTCTTTCTGGGCCATGAGTCTGTGACAACAACACCCCACAAGGTGGGGACAGCCCCAAGCCAGGGCACCATTGCTCAGTCCATCTTGGTGGGCTCCTTCTTATGCAGCCTGGTCTCCCGGACAATCTTGGCCAGGGATAGGAGAATTGGAACAGCCATGGGCAGGAAGAGCGGGATGTAGATGGCAAATTTCTGGTCGTCAGGGAAGTAGAGGAGATGGAGGAGAGATGGGTCAAAGAAGGCCCTCTCTGAGGAGGTGACAGCCTCCTTGCTGGCCTGGAAAGCTGCGAGCAGGTGGCCCAGGGACAGCTCGGTCACAGCGCTCTGGACCGACGCCACTGCCCGGTACACCTGTGTGGGCACAACACCAAGGGTCAGTCCCTGGCCAAGGAGGACAACAGGGACACTcagccccctctgctccccactCAGGGTGCCCCAGCCCTACCTCAGAGGCAACATCATCCTTGATGACGATGTTCCCAATCTTGTCCAGGAGCTGGGCCAGCGAGGTCAGGGTGGTGGACACGGTGGCAATGTTCTCCACGGTGTGGGCCCACAGCAGGTGGTCCAGCTCCCAGTCAGCCAGCCCCTCATTCCCTGGGCTTTCCAGCAGGAACTCAGGGGGCACCTCTTCCCAAGACAGCCCAAAGAGTAACCTGGGAGTAGAAGGGATGTTCCCAGCCCACATCAGAAGCCTTCATTCCCACGAGCTCCCTGCTCTTCTTCCCTGTTGTGTTTAGTCCCAATCCTGCCTAATAGTCTCCTGGAAGTGTGGCATGATAAGCCAAGCCTCCTTCTTGGGGAGATGAGAGATGTGCCAGCATCCCTGGCCACAGAGCAGTGACGGCTAGTAGCCAGTACCTCAAAGGCCACAAAGAGCCACCCTCAGCCTCCCAGAGCCCACAGAGGGAGGACTGAACAAGCTGTTTGGCTACAGCCTGTTCTGACCCCACTGATTTCCACAGACGCCTGGGGAGGGAAGAGCACATCCTCACCGGAGCTGGGCCAAGAAAACCTCCATCACTCGTGCCATGTCCACATCCACATGCAGAGGGAGAGAGACTTGGGGGGAAGCAGGGGCTTCAACGTTGTAAACCTGCAGGAATGTGTGTTAATGAGGCATAGACAGGGCCTCAAGGCCAACAGATGGGAACGGGGAGCCACCACCttgtcccagcactgccagcactcCCATGGTTCCCATACCATGATGCCACCCCAGCGAGGGCTGTGGAAGGCGTTGGTGCTCACTGGGGCTCCATCCTTGTCCTGGATGTACAGAGGGGAGTGGGAGCGCTCTGGCACATAGAGCAGGAAGTTCAGCACAGGATAGAGTGAGGCAGCACTGGAGCCTGCAGTGGGACAGAGTCACAGAACTCTTGtggctggcagggacagcaagagcagcccacagcccagctcctccttcacagccaccccagcagctctcacatgggctgggaggaaagggagcCACGGTCCCATGAGACAGATCCCAGTGAGCCACGAGCACAGTGCTCACCCAGACGGGCCTCCACGGGGTTGATGACGTGTGGGAGGCTGTGAGCACTCAGGAGGAAGCTGGAGGACTCCTTGTCATAGCGTGGTGTCACTCCTAGGACGGCATAGTACAGGATCTGCAGGCACACAAGGGACACGTTGCTGGCAGAGAAAAGCATCCCAGGGAGGTCAGGGCTGGGCTTTCCCCACCATCTCTCCCAGCCCTCACCTGTGAATCCACAGAAAAGTTGGCCAACAAGCTTAGTTTGTCCAGGACAGGCTTCACGAAGCGGTTCACAGCCCCCTCGATGTCCCAGTCCACGgtgtgggacttggggtcagGATTCAGCAGGCTGAAGGTGATCTCATACCCTGCAAGGACCCACAGCCTGTGAGCCACCGAGGCTGTGACAGAGCTCCCAAGAGCAGCAGGGCCTGTCCCCTCCTCCCTGGCCCACCCCAGTGTGAGGTGACACCAACAGAGCAATCACAGCCCAACCCTGGCCCAGAACAACGGCTACAGACCAAGGGATCTGTTAGCCCAGAAGACATCCAGGGGTGCCACAAGCAGAGCAGGAATGGCACttccccaggagcaggcagcattCCCGAGgccagggaacagggagggATGGCACATCCATACCAAGGCTGGATTTCAGGTTCCGCCGTGCGTCAGGGCTGAGCTGACCGTCGGGCACACGGTCTGAGAGGGCGGCGGCGATGG is part of the Anomalospiza imberbis isolate Cuckoo-Finch-1a 21T00152 chromosome 20, ASM3175350v1, whole genome shotgun sequence genome and harbors:
- the PIGS gene encoding LOW QUALITY PROTEIN: GPI transamidase component PIG-S (The sequence of the model RefSeq protein was modified relative to this genomic sequence to represent the inferred CDS: inserted 2 bases in 1 codon); its protein translation is MARRLTADTCSDWFRCLPVCAAARRTPRPLGALGVLSSDWLGWRRARPLAXGQEVKMVAAAAMAADEAERARGRRAALSFATIAVVLGLPLWWKTTETYRAALPYADIDGLGQQPVQLVVPMAVVFGPGSVPGDLPRPLPFRDVQEMEISVNLRTSVTSRYEMRYRSTTAQEEAALAAATAREADAALYPLQDTTLGSLTMYVVPETSSLLPQGIDVYVGKHRSALVRAGGSLAALQARLREVTQVMSFTASSIAAALSDRVPDGQLSPDARRNLKSSLGYEITFSLLNPDPKSHTVDWDIEGAVNRFVKPVLDKLSLLANFSVDSQILYYAVLGVTPRYDKESSSFLLSAHSLPHVINPVEARLGSSAASLYPVLNFLLYVPERSHSPLYIQDKDGAPVSTNAFHSPRWGGIMVYNVEAPASPQVSLPLHVDVDMARVMEVFLAQLRLLFGLSWEEVPPEFLLESPGNEGLADWELDHLLWAHTVENIATVSTTLTSLAQLLDKIGNIVIKDDVASEVYRAVASVQSAVTELSLGHLLAAFQASKEAVTSSERAFFDPSLLHLLYFPDDQKFAIYIPLFLPMAVPILLSLAKIVRETRLHKKEPTKMD